TGCAGGTACTCCTGTTTTGTCTTATAGGAATATACACCCTCATCGCTCTGTGGATCGACAACGATTTCCATAACGGCTACGCAACAAGCCTGTTCCCCGGTTCCGGTAATACCAACGGTAAATTCCCGGCCCTCAAGGTACGTCTCTGCCAGAACCGGTTGCCCGAAATCCCGAAGCAGGCGAATCGCTTCCCTTTGCAGGGAAGTGTTGTCACGCACGATGGAACTGGCACTGATTCCCATGCCTGTACCACCGCCAACCGGTTTAAGGAAGAGGGGAAAGGGCAAATGCATTCGTTCGAGGTCTTTCTCCTTTTCGATAACCAAGTATTCGGGAGTCGGTACCCCACTTTTCTGAACAACTGCCTTGGTCATCCCCTTATGGAGGGCAAGGGCCAAAACCAGTGCATCGGAAAACACATGGGGTATAGAATAAGCATCGAGCAACGCAGGGATCTGAGCCTCCCGGCCCAGACCATAGAGCCCCTCGGCTATATTGAAAACAAGGTCACATCGCTTTCCTTCTGCCAGAAACTGTACAAGGTGCTTGATGTTTCCGATCCTGACTGTCTCAAAGCCAAGGCTTCTGAGTGAATCATCGATCGCATCGATGGTCTGCAGGTTGTCAAATTCTGCGACTTTCTCCAGGGCAAAGCCCTGCTGAAGATAGTCATCTTTCAAGTCATAGGTTATTCCAACCAGCATATCAATTCTCTGTGCCCTCTTCGGCACGGTCGGGATAGGCAAAGACCCTTCCCTCATAATTGCGAAGATACAGGTTGCCTGCATCATGGCCTACTTCATACTCAGGGAGAATAGGCACCTTGCCTCCGCCTCCCGGGGTATCGATTACATACTGGGGAATGGCATATCCACTGGTAAAACCCCTGAGGCCATGGATCAATTCCTTGCCTTTGGCTACCGTAGTGCGGAAATGTGCCGATCCTGATATTGGGTCACACTGGAAAAGGTAATAGGGTTTGACGCGCACTTTCAGCAGCTGGTGGTAGAGCTCAGTCAAGGTCTCGACCGAGTCATTCACTCCCTTGAGCAACACGGACTGGCTTCCCATGACTACCCCGGCGTCAGCAAGGTTGTTGAAGGCCTTTGCCGATTCTTCGGTTATCTCATCGGGATGCGTGCAATGCACACTCAAATAAAGCGGTTTGAAACGCTTGAGAATCTTCAGCAACTGAGGCGTTATTCTTTGAGGCAGTACGACAGGGACCTTTGTTCCTATCCTCACCATCTCGATATGTGGGATGGAAAAGATTTCAGTAAGCAGATACTCGATTCGTTCGTCGGATAAGGTAAGGGGGTCTCCTCCGCTGATGACGACATCGCGGATTACCGGGGTATTCCTGATATATTCGATTGCTTCCTTCCAATGCTTTTCCAAAGCCTCGGAATGTCCACCGACAAGTCTGGACCGGGTACAATACCGGCAATAGACCGAGCAAAAGCTTGTAGTCAGGAAAAGCACCCTGTCAGGATACCGGTGAACAATTCCCGGAACCGGACTGGTATTCTCTTCATGGAGGGGATCGTCACTTTCACCCTCACAGGTAAAGGATTCCCTGATAGAAGGTATGACGGTTTTCCGTAATGCGCTGTTTTGGTCTTGGAGGTTGATGAGACTTAAATAGTAGGGAGTTACTGAAAAGGGAAATTGGGTGACTGAAAGTTCAAGGGCTTGCCGTTCTTCCAAAGTCAGGTCAATATATCTTGTAATTTGTTCAAGGGTGGTAATTCTATGGGAAAGTTGCCAGTGCCAATCGTTCCACTCTTGGTTTGTCGCGTCCGGGAAAAAGGCCTTCCTGAACTGTTTGGTTTTGTTCATCGAGGCACTGTTGTGCGACCTCGGAACAACCCGATTCCAACTCGTCTGGAGATCATTCGAAGACGTACTCGAGAGCACGTCCCCCCGTGTAAGCGGAGGCTCCTCTTCATCAATAGCAACTACTTGTCTAGTATTGAATTGATCCACGATACACTTCCTTCGATCGCGGTAACCTGAGTCCTTGTTGTCGTACCGGAACCAGGTCCCGTAAAACATCTCAGTTATCTTTGTCGCGATTGTAACACTATTACAAAAAAACTACACTCAGCTAACCATTCTTTTTGAAAAAAAAGTATAAATTCAGAAAAGAAACCAGACTCCCAGCATAGGCAAACCCAAAACTTGAACAAGGACTGACCAAATGCCCCTGAGCACTTCAAACATCCCGTTTACCAGGGCAAGGCAGGGGTAATTCCTGTCTGGAATAAGCCTGCTATCCCCACAAACCCTTTCATGTCCCCCGTTGCAGTGCTCACGCTCAAACCAATATATGGCATGAATACCGCAGAGGAACCCATTACTATTTCAAAGGAAAGTTTGGCACTGACATACACGTCTTCTTCCCAGCTTACCTCTCCCTCTTGCAAATAGATTGCACTTTGCCCGGCAAACGACAGCCCCATTGCAGTCAATCCGCCATACGGGACCGGTTGGTCGAACAAGCCGAGGGGAATCTGGTAGCGCAAGGACAGCAAGGCCTTTGCCTTTCCGTCTTTCTGCCCATACACAGAACCGTCGAAAGGCAAATAGGAATTGAGGCTCCCGGTATTGGTTGCCAACATGTCGATTGCCAAAGCCACATTCTGGTGCGTCTTAAAAACCTGCAACGCAGAAAAAAAGCCACCAAAGGGGCGGTACAACCATGCATTTTGCGAGGTATCGAAAAGACCAACGATTCCCGCATAGGCAGAAAAAGAAGTAGCCCCAAAGAAATCCTTTGGATCTGAACGTGCACTGATTTGGTAGGAAGTTTGCAAAGCAGAGCCTAGACGTAGGGTATCGGGACGGGATATGAATGAAAATGCCAAGTTGGAGGATACCTGCTGAAAAGTCTTGACCCCGGTTCGCAGCCATACGGGTATGAGGGCATTCACTTCGATCAACTGCTGCCGTTTCTGATCAGTTCCATACAATTGGTTGGCAAACGCATTGCATAAGAGAGAATAGGGACCGGGGGTGTAGCTGTATTCGAAACGCAAGAGGGGTAGCTGGGCATCAAGGCTGTAGCCTGCCTGGGCAATGAGCTGGTGTTTCCTCAACAGGCTGGTAAAATGCGACCAGACTCCCAAGGCCAAGGAGTTTCCATCATTGAGAGGAAGGGGAAGGAACAAGTTGAACC
The sequence above is a segment of the Sphaerochaeta pleomorpha str. Grapes genome. Coding sequences within it:
- a CDS encoding D-alanine--D-alanine ligase family protein; amino-acid sequence: MLVGITYDLKDDYLQQGFALEKVAEFDNLQTIDAIDDSLRSLGFETVRIGNIKHLVQFLAEGKRCDLVFNIAEGLYGLGREAQIPALLDAYSIPHVFSDALVLALALHKGMTKAVVQKSGVPTPEYLVIEKEKDLERMHLPFPLFLKPVGGGTGMGISASSIVRDNTSLQREAIRLLRDFGQPVLAETYLEGREFTVGITGTGEQACCVAVMEIVVDPQSDEGVYSYKTKQEYLHYARYNLIEGDLARECENVALGAWRALGCRDGGRIDLKADGQGRVNFLEVNPLAGLNPVDSDLPILCRLSGVDYRQLIERIMESAMARILKESA
- a CDS encoding KamA family radical SAM protein — protein: MDQFNTRQVVAIDEEEPPLTRGDVLSSTSSNDLQTSWNRVVPRSHNSASMNKTKQFRKAFFPDATNQEWNDWHWQLSHRITTLEQITRYIDLTLEERQALELSVTQFPFSVTPYYLSLINLQDQNSALRKTVIPSIRESFTCEGESDDPLHEENTSPVPGIVHRYPDRVLFLTTSFCSVYCRYCTRSRLVGGHSEALEKHWKEAIEYIRNTPVIRDVVISGGDPLTLSDERIEYLLTEIFSIPHIEMVRIGTKVPVVLPQRITPQLLKILKRFKPLYLSVHCTHPDEITEESAKAFNNLADAGVVMGSQSVLLKGVNDSVETLTELYHQLLKVRVKPYYLFQCDPISGSAHFRTTVAKGKELIHGLRGFTSGYAIPQYVIDTPGGGGKVPILPEYEVGHDAGNLYLRNYEGRVFAYPDRAEEGTEN